One Endozoicomonas gorgoniicola DNA window includes the following coding sequences:
- a CDS encoding RNA-guided endonuclease InsQ/TnpB family protein, which produces MLQGIRLKANPTDQQKLILSQWMGCARFIWNAKCDEHRYYSAYARKYCPVGTFAPVDTKAAQFKSRELSPWLYSCPSQIIRNSATHWYQTFQKHMKGLCGKPKRKPKTDKGSIYLTKELFRFDVCDDGVTRLFIGTKTNNIGYLSFKSHGAFNEPKSLYIRKEIGRYFVSFCYDDGSEEPATEKEHLEYLKGASKEWLEEYVIGVDRGVAIPVHTGVEAYDFTENQKKSMDKRKRYVEKLQRRLSRQTKGSNRRQKTKNRIARQHKKVASIRQDFCHKTSRKIVDSKAKVIIFENLKTSKMTRKPKVRKDRNGKFVPNRARAKAGLNKAVLNVGWHYLESYTRYKAARAGKAVFKVPAHYTSQECAECDYTHPDNRKTQELFSCGSCGHVDNADRNASIVTKKRAINLLLDSGTELVGKGIPVLTKGRGAIRKTGKCKHSPASGSETSKKKRTVATAVAA; this is translated from the coding sequence ATGCTTCAGGGCATCCGATTAAAAGCCAACCCAACAGACCAGCAAAAGCTGATCCTGTCTCAGTGGATGGGTTGCGCCCGGTTTATCTGGAATGCCAAGTGTGACGAACATCGCTACTACAGCGCCTACGCAAGAAAATATTGCCCTGTCGGGACATTTGCGCCGGTTGACACTAAGGCCGCTCAATTTAAAAGCAGAGAGCTTTCTCCCTGGCTCTATAGCTGTCCCAGTCAAATAATCAGAAATTCAGCTACCCACTGGTATCAGACCTTCCAGAAGCATATGAAAGGTTTGTGCGGCAAGCCAAAAAGGAAGCCAAAAACTGATAAAGGCAGCATTTACCTCACAAAAGAATTATTCCGGTTCGATGTATGTGATGACGGTGTAACCCGTCTTTTTATAGGCACAAAGACCAACAATATCGGTTATCTGTCGTTCAAGTCCCACGGTGCATTCAACGAGCCCAAGTCCCTTTACATCAGGAAAGAGATTGGTCGGTACTTCGTTTCTTTCTGCTATGACGATGGATCGGAAGAACCCGCAACAGAAAAGGAACACCTGGAGTACCTGAAAGGTGCTTCTAAAGAATGGCTGGAAGAGTATGTCATTGGCGTGGATCGTGGTGTTGCAATACCAGTGCATACCGGCGTGGAGGCTTACGACTTCACGGAGAATCAGAAAAAGAGCATGGATAAACGCAAGCGGTACGTTGAAAAACTGCAACGTCGTCTGTCTCGCCAAACCAAAGGCTCTAACCGCAGGCAAAAGACAAAAAACCGGATAGCCCGTCAACATAAAAAGGTGGCAAGTATCCGGCAAGACTTCTGCCACAAAACCAGTCGGAAGATAGTCGATAGCAAGGCGAAGGTCATCATTTTCGAGAACCTGAAAACCTCGAAGATGACTCGCAAGCCAAAGGTCAGGAAAGATAGAAACGGCAAGTTTGTTCCAAATAGAGCCAGGGCCAAAGCAGGGCTCAACAAGGCTGTGCTAAATGTTGGCTGGCATTATCTGGAAAGTTACACCCGCTACAAAGCGGCAAGAGCAGGTAAGGCAGTATTCAAAGTGCCTGCACATTATACGAGTCAAGAGTGTGCGGAATGCGACTACACTCACCCCGACAACCGTAAGACACAGGAATTGTTTTCTTGCGGTAGCTGCGGACACGTTGACAACGCTGACCGAAACGCCAGCATCGTAACTAAGAAACGAGCAATTAATTTACTTTTAGACTCCGGAACAGAGTTGGTTGGCAAGGGTATTCCTGTGCTGACTAAAGGACGTGGAGCCATTCGTAAGACGGGAAAGTGCAAGCACTCTCCCGCATCTGGCAGCGAAACGTCAAAAAAGAAAAGAACAGTTGCTACTGCGGTAGCTGCTTAG
- a CDS encoding transposase yields the protein MQAALVFSAKYRRNVFTREMTDQLREIFSETCPQMECHFQKIR from the coding sequence ATGCAGGCAGCACTAGTATTTTCAGCAAAGTATCGCCGGAACGTATTCACGAGGGAAATGACCGATCAACTTCGTGAGATCTTTTCAGAAACCTGCCCGCAAATGGAGTGCCACTTTCAGAAAATTCGTTAA
- a CDS encoding MarR family winged helix-turn-helix transcriptional regulator, which translates to MSQQAKQLFDALLTLSHHFSTSCCESSHCEEFSLIDYLALRSIQNQPQCSVQTIGQSLGFTKSGATRVIKRLEARNLVSICVNPDDSRIKCLSLTGLAEDCLDSTRSLQAQRIDKLLNKMEPEAAAQLVQGLQALIRHLK; encoded by the coding sequence ATGAGCCAGCAGGCGAAACAGTTATTCGACGCCTTACTGACGCTTTCACACCATTTCAGCACAAGCTGTTGTGAAAGCAGTCATTGTGAAGAGTTCAGCCTGATTGACTATCTGGCGCTTCGCAGCATCCAGAACCAGCCTCAATGCTCTGTTCAAACCATTGGTCAGTCACTGGGCTTCACCAAAAGCGGTGCCACCCGGGTCATTAAACGTCTGGAAGCCCGTAATCTGGTCTCCATCTGCGTCAACCCGGATGACAGCCGAATCAAGTGCCTGTCCCTGACCGGGCTTGCAGAAGACTGTCTGGACTCAACCAGAAGCCTTCAGGCACAGCGGATAGACAAACTGCTGAACAAAATGGAACCAGAAGCAGCCGCACAGCTGGTACAGGGGCTACAGGCACTGATCCGGCACCTGAAGTAA
- a CDS encoding ABC transporter ATP-binding protein gives MKLLWKMRFILRDYWKHYLLAFISLQAVAILNQLPPWLIGRVVDEITIDNLTSQELMLYIAGIMVIAIAIYGLRYVWRSLLYGASIDLVRGQRDRLFAHFTRMSPDFYQEHTTGDLMAHATNDLNAVEESAGGGIMTLVDSVIAGFTVLAAMVFAVSGKLTLLVLIPFPILIWATSHYGTAMHKTFGRAQVSFSDLNEEARETVTGIRAVRAHELNKRQEQRFYDLSRETVNANQKVARIESIFGPTINLFFGLSFVIALMGGAWLIQHGEMTLGLLTSFTLYLGQLLSPMMQFGWQFSVFQRGNASWSRLEFLFSQKPSVTDAPTAVEAPANHDLAFNIQSFHYPKADSPVLTDIRLQAPAGSFIGITGRTGGGKSSLFRLLQRQFNLDAGSSITLGGITIDQIKLKSLRSQLAWVPQEPMLFSGTIAENIAMTRPDASQEEIEQAARLAAIHDEICHFTDGYQTILGENGINLSGGQKQRVAFARALLTDASILLLDDAFSALDMKTEATILKNLSAYKNKKTILLITQRLPELITADHILVIEEGIIKEQGTHDELLDRPDWYARIFKQQARTLLVNREDTTDDQPINESPTLVSA, from the coding sequence ATGAAGCTGCTATGGAAAATGCGCTTCATTTTGCGTGACTACTGGAAACACTACCTTCTGGCTTTTATCAGCCTGCAAGCCGTGGCAATACTGAACCAGCTGCCTCCCTGGCTGATCGGTCGTGTGGTGGATGAAATCACCATCGACAACCTGACCAGTCAGGAGTTAATGCTTTACATCGCGGGTATCATGGTGATTGCCATCGCCATTTATGGCCTGCGCTATGTATGGCGCTCTCTGTTGTACGGTGCCTCCATTGACCTGGTTCGCGGTCAGCGGGATCGGCTGTTTGCTCACTTTACCCGGATGTCACCCGACTTCTACCAGGAACACACCACTGGCGATCTGATGGCCCATGCCACCAATGACCTCAACGCGGTGGAGGAAAGTGCAGGCGGGGGTATTATGACCCTGGTTGACTCAGTGATCGCAGGCTTCACTGTTCTGGCTGCGATGGTTTTTGCTGTCAGTGGCAAGCTGACGCTGCTGGTTCTGATCCCGTTTCCAATACTCATCTGGGCCACCAGCCACTACGGCACCGCGATGCACAAAACCTTTGGCCGGGCTCAGGTCAGTTTTTCTGACCTGAACGAGGAAGCCAGGGAAACCGTCACCGGCATACGAGCCGTTCGCGCCCACGAACTCAATAAACGACAAGAACAGCGTTTTTACGATTTGTCCCGTGAAACCGTCAACGCTAACCAGAAAGTGGCACGTATCGAGTCCATCTTTGGCCCCACCATTAACCTGTTTTTTGGTCTGTCTTTTGTTATTGCACTGATGGGCGGCGCATGGCTGATTCAACATGGTGAAATGACACTGGGCCTGCTGACCAGTTTCACGCTCTATCTTGGACAGCTTCTGAGCCCCATGATGCAGTTTGGCTGGCAGTTCAGCGTATTCCAGCGTGGTAATGCATCCTGGAGCCGACTGGAATTCCTGTTTAGCCAGAAGCCCTCCGTGACCGATGCCCCAACAGCCGTAGAAGCACCTGCAAATCACGATCTGGCGTTTAATATTCAGTCTTTCCACTACCCAAAGGCTGACTCTCCGGTTCTGACCGACATCAGACTGCAGGCTCCGGCTGGTTCCTTTATCGGTATTACCGGTCGAACCGGCGGAGGCAAAAGCAGCCTGTTCCGGTTGCTGCAACGCCAGTTCAATCTGGATGCAGGCTCATCCATTACGCTCGGTGGCATTACCATTGACCAGATAAAGCTGAAAAGCCTGCGCAGCCAGCTGGCATGGGTTCCACAGGAGCCAATGCTGTTTTCCGGAACCATTGCGGAAAACATCGCCATGACCAGACCGGATGCTTCTCAGGAAGAGATCGAACAGGCTGCCAGACTCGCCGCCATTCACGACGAGATCTGTCACTTCACCGATGGTTACCAGACCATACTTGGCGAAAACGGCATCAACCTTTCCGGCGGCCAGAAACAGCGTGTGGCGTTTGCCCGGGCCCTGCTGACCGATGCCAGCATTCTGTTGCTGGACGACGCGTTCAGTGCGCTGGATATGAAAACAGAAGCGACCATTCTGAAAAACCTGTCTGCCTACAAAAACAAAAAGACCATTCTGCTGATCACTCAACGCCTGCCGGAACTGATTACTGCAGACCATATTCTGGTCATTGAGGAAGGCATCATTAAAGAACAGGGTACCCACGACGAACTGCTGGACCGCCCTGACTGGTATGCCCGCATCTTCAAACAACAGGCACGCACTCTTCTGGTGAACAGGGAGGATACGACCGATGACCAGCCCATTAACGAATCACCAACACTGGTAAGCGCCTGA
- a CDS encoding ABC transporter ATP-binding protein produces MKAKRFAGLGRLLGFSRPYSKGFISAFLLLMLATAFEMASPWVMKIILDDYIAVGNNDINTLVMLGIALTSTYVGASILQYIQGVMFQDNALEVIHDIRQKAFSHLLKLPMKYFDGEPTGRLVSRLTNDSEVIRQMFVGVIPAILRGALKLVGIFTALALLDFKLMLLMLVIVPILLGSMRLYQNLSRPVVAGVRAKLADINTSLNESLQGMQIIQATNQEEHRRAEFAENNKEWSLLRRKVIGIDSLLLMPFGHFLQTMALAGIVAWFGWKAGFSVIEVGTIYAFINYLARFFEPFRQISMQLGNLQQSLVAAERVFELLDEPEESRSQTGNASVNSGKMEFNNVSLSYDGRNQALDNVSFTVEPGQFTAIVGHSGSGKSSVINLLMRFYQHQQGQVLIDGQPLNNMSESALRNHVGLVFQEPYIFSGSLAENISLNHPDISMSDVISAARKVSADPFIRKLSDGYDHQPGAGGQALSTGERQLLSFARTVAQDPRILLLDEATANIDGETEQSIKDALITLRSGRTTIAVAHRLSTIQDADQILVMDKGQIVQRGTHSELLNQTGSYRDLYLSQQTREQLHNPADNLSSEAPSSSLAVA; encoded by the coding sequence ATGAAAGCAAAACGATTTGCAGGACTCGGACGCCTGCTGGGCTTCAGCCGCCCTTACTCAAAAGGCTTTATCAGCGCCTTTCTGCTGTTAATGCTGGCAACCGCCTTTGAAATGGCTTCACCCTGGGTCATGAAAATTATCCTTGATGACTATATTGCGGTGGGTAACAACGATATCAATACGCTGGTGATGCTGGGCATTGCCCTGACCAGTACTTATGTGGGCGCATCGATATTGCAGTACATTCAGGGCGTCATGTTCCAGGACAATGCCCTGGAGGTTATACACGACATCCGTCAAAAGGCGTTCAGCCATCTGCTGAAACTGCCCATGAAGTACTTTGACGGAGAGCCAACCGGTCGTCTGGTATCAAGACTGACCAATGACTCTGAAGTTATACGACAGATGTTTGTCGGAGTAATCCCCGCCATCCTGCGTGGAGCCCTGAAACTGGTGGGTATTTTTACCGCACTGGCACTTTTGGATTTCAAACTGATGTTGCTGATGCTGGTTATTGTGCCGATTCTTCTGGGCAGCATGCGTCTGTATCAGAACCTGAGCCGTCCCGTCGTGGCAGGTGTTCGGGCCAAGCTGGCAGACATCAACACCAGTCTTAATGAATCCCTGCAGGGCATGCAGATTATCCAGGCCACCAATCAGGAAGAACATCGTCGTGCAGAATTTGCAGAAAACAACAAAGAATGGAGCCTGCTGCGCCGCAAAGTGATCGGCATCGACAGTCTGCTGCTGATGCCTTTTGGTCACTTCCTGCAAACCATGGCGCTGGCGGGCATTGTCGCCTGGTTTGGCTGGAAAGCTGGTTTTTCCGTGATTGAAGTCGGCACTATTTATGCCTTTATCAATTATCTGGCTCGTTTCTTTGAGCCTTTCCGCCAGATTTCCATGCAGCTGGGCAACCTGCAACAGTCACTGGTGGCTGCCGAACGTGTCTTTGAACTGCTGGACGAACCGGAAGAGTCCCGCAGCCAGACGGGAAATGCTTCCGTCAACAGTGGCAAGATGGAATTCAACAACGTCAGCCTGTCCTATGACGGTAGAAATCAGGCGTTGGACAACGTCAGTTTCACTGTAGAACCCGGTCAGTTTACGGCCATTGTCGGCCACAGCGGCAGTGGCAAAAGCTCCGTTATCAACCTGTTAATGCGTTTTTATCAGCACCAGCAGGGACAGGTTCTTATTGATGGGCAACCACTGAACAACATGAGCGAGTCCGCCCTGCGCAACCACGTTGGGCTGGTCTTCCAGGAGCCGTATATCTTCAGTGGCTCCCTTGCCGAAAACATCAGCCTTAACCATCCTGATATCAGTATGAGTGATGTGATCAGCGCTGCCCGAAAAGTATCTGCCGACCCATTTATTCGAAAACTGTCTGATGGTTACGACCACCAGCCCGGAGCCGGAGGTCAGGCGTTATCGACGGGTGAACGTCAGTTGTTGTCCTTTGCCCGAACGGTGGCGCAGGATCCACGTATTCTTCTGCTGGATGAGGCAACCGCCAATATTGATGGAGAAACTGAGCAGTCGATTAAAGATGCACTGATCACTCTCCGCTCTGGTCGTACCACTATTGCTGTGGCCCATCGCCTTTCGACCATTCAGGATGCCGACCAGATTCTGGTGATGGACAAAGGTCAGATTGTTCAGCGCGGAACTCACAGTGAGCTGCTTAACCAGACCGGTTCTTACCGTGACCTGTACCTGTCACAGCAGACCAGAGAACAGCTGCATAACCCTGCAGATAACCTTTCCAGTGAAGCACCTTCTTCCAGTTTAGCGGTGGCATAA
- a CDS encoding glutathione synthetase, with protein MMNQTTRDPAIQDAIEWALLNGFSLKTSPESATHCAFSLAPTLIEDTRFSHLRKAVPVLAKLIHAVSENHEYLQEVMAPIAGADPFFTNLLNLHKHIHFGQQKALRQPMLFMRTDFMDDAKVGPRVIEFNGIAAGMGPFGQRAHELHRYMQQQWAATFQKWSPVDNLRLIDNPAIELLSEGIAATASQVRKESGETGQPVFLMVVQADEDNVYDQHLLEQGLQSLGIRTVRRTFRELHDQLSTGENARLLLESIGGVDAIYLRAGYQYSDFVAHDLEEARCCQALSQTRAFMEQHNVAINATVSQQLATSKRVQMLLTSMTAQELTRFGLTLPEASEAKEFLGVMLPVDENSADWFADKPNNNWVLKNQGEGGGHCIFGDDILPKLKSLSSEDYQAWSLMRRLHPAHRERPALLVRRGEAIKVDDLISEIGLFTLHFNGKPMTRFNGNDSGYAGYLIRSKPATESEGGVHSGMGAADSLAVR; from the coding sequence ATGATGAACCAGACAACCCGGGATCCCGCCATTCAGGACGCCATTGAATGGGCTCTTTTAAACGGTTTTTCCCTGAAAACATCGCCAGAATCAGCGACACACTGCGCTTTTAGTCTGGCACCGACATTGATTGAAGATACCCGTTTTTCTCATCTCCGCAAAGCCGTACCAGTGCTGGCAAAACTGATTCATGCCGTTTCAGAAAACCATGAATACCTGCAGGAGGTCATGGCTCCTATTGCCGGTGCAGACCCTTTCTTTACCAACCTGCTGAATCTTCACAAACATATTCACTTTGGTCAGCAGAAAGCACTCAGACAACCCATGTTGTTTATGCGCACTGACTTTATGGATGATGCGAAAGTGGGTCCCAGGGTCATTGAGTTCAATGGCATCGCTGCAGGCATGGGTCCCTTTGGCCAGCGAGCCCACGAATTGCATCGTTATATGCAGCAGCAGTGGGCTGCTACCTTCCAGAAATGGTCCCCCGTGGACAACCTGCGGCTGATTGACAACCCGGCCATTGAGCTGCTGTCAGAAGGCATTGCAGCAACTGCCAGCCAGGTTCGGAAAGAATCCGGAGAAACCGGACAACCGGTGTTTTTGATGGTGGTACAAGCGGATGAAGACAACGTTTACGACCAGCATCTTCTGGAGCAGGGCCTGCAAAGCCTTGGCATAAGAACGGTTCGTCGTACATTCCGTGAACTTCACGACCAGCTTTCAACCGGAGAAAACGCCCGCTTGCTGCTTGAGAGTATTGGCGGGGTAGATGCCATCTATCTTCGTGCAGGCTATCAATACTCTGACTTTGTCGCCCATGACCTGGAAGAGGCTCGCTGCTGTCAGGCTTTAAGCCAGACCCGTGCCTTTATGGAACAGCATAATGTTGCGATCAATGCCACGGTCAGCCAACAGTTGGCCACCAGCAAACGGGTTCAGATGTTGCTGACCTCCATGACTGCACAGGAATTAACCCGTTTTGGCCTTACCCTGCCCGAAGCCAGTGAAGCAAAAGAGTTTCTGGGTGTCATGCTGCCTGTTGACGAAAACAGCGCCGACTGGTTCGCCGATAAGCCCAATAATAACTGGGTTCTGAAGAACCAGGGCGAAGGCGGTGGTCACTGCATTTTTGGCGACGATATTTTGCCAAAACTCAAGTCGCTTTCCAGTGAGGATTATCAGGCATGGTCACTGATGCGTCGCCTGCACCCGGCTCACAGAGAGCGCCCTGCTTTACTGGTGCGCCGGGGCGAAGCTATTAAGGTGGATGATCTGATCAGTGAAATAGGGCTGTTCACCCTTCACTTCAATGGCAAACCGATGACACGTTTCAATGGTAATGACAGTGGTTACGCGGGATACCTGATTCGCAGCAAGCCTGCCACTGAATCAGAAGGCGGTGTACACAGCGGCATGGGAGCTGCCGACTCTCTGGCTGTTAGGTAG
- a CDS encoding porin family protein — protein sequence MRKSLLVAAVLLTSASSAQALVGAKVGYNYWKTANHDGVHNLYGQFEHFIPLVPNAAVRYTSVDNKKLKVNSFDALGYYRLLDNGNVDWTAGLGLRRFDSGKLKGDRFSSTLPMVSTEVTLFGDNRTSFYGKMDLGKNGNTNFTDFEAGVRFKLFMGLRLQAGYRSYTLKLDGTKGIKDSEHLRGLNLGLNWGF from the coding sequence ATGAGAAAATCACTACTTGTTGCTGCCGTCCTTCTTACTTCTGCCTCCAGCGCCCAGGCGCTGGTAGGTGCAAAAGTCGGTTACAACTACTGGAAGACTGCCAATCACGATGGCGTCCATAACCTGTACGGCCAATTTGAGCATTTTATTCCGCTGGTACCCAATGCTGCCGTACGCTATACAAGCGTTGATAACAAAAAGCTGAAAGTTAACAGCTTTGATGCGCTGGGTTACTACCGTCTGCTGGACAACGGTAATGTGGACTGGACCGCAGGACTGGGCCTGCGGCGCTTTGACTCAGGCAAGCTGAAAGGTGACCGTTTCTCCAGCACTCTGCCAATGGTCAGCACCGAAGTAACTCTGTTTGGCGACAACCGCACCAGCTTTTACGGCAAAATGGATCTGGGTAAAAACGGCAACACTAACTTCACCGATTTTGAAGCAGGTGTTCGCTTTAAGCTGTTCATGGGATTACGTTTGCAGGCCGGCTACCGGAGCTACACACTGAAACTTGACGGCACCAAGGGTATCAAGGATTCAGAGCATTTACGCGGCCTGAACCTGGGGCTGAACTGGGGCTTCTGA
- the tnpA gene encoding IS200/IS605 family transposase: MRDYKSLAHTRWDCKYHIVFIPKRRRKVIYGNLRKFLGEIFHELARRKGCKILEGHLMSDHVHMCISIPPKYPVSHVVGYLKGKCAIEIAKNFKGKQRNFNGEHFWARGYFVSTVGLDEEVVRAYIRDQEKNDGNRDQYDLDW, translated from the coding sequence ATGAGAGACTACAAGAGTTTGGCTCATACGCGTTGGGATTGTAAGTACCATATTGTCTTTATCCCAAAGAGAAGACGAAAGGTAATCTATGGGAATTTGAGAAAGTTTCTCGGAGAAATATTTCATGAGCTTGCCAGAAGGAAAGGCTGCAAAATTCTCGAAGGGCATTTGATGTCTGATCATGTTCACATGTGCATCAGTATTCCACCCAAATATCCGGTATCTCATGTCGTTGGATATCTGAAAGGAAAGTGTGCAATAGAGATTGCGAAAAATTTCAAAGGCAAGCAGCGTAACTTTAACGGAGAGCATTTTTGGGCAAGAGGTTACTTTGTCTCAACAGTAGGACTTGATGAAGAAGTGGTTCGGGCATATATCCGAGATCAAGAAAAGAATGATGGAAATAGAGATCAGTATGATCTTGACTGGTAA
- a CDS encoding SycD/LcrH family type III secretion system chaperone, with protein MSVNYLANGGSLAEANNISRSMLETIYGTGYNQYTTGHYEEAARVFQYLCLYDQWNPRNYLCMGACLQMMHLYAQAIKCYTFAFRLDAGNPLPLIYIADCNMALDRIEKAKEIYKTALKLAKSTRFSHKEIDRAEMLLATIDVQNKEVH; from the coding sequence ATCAGTGTTAATTATCTTGCCAACGGCGGGTCTCTGGCTGAAGCCAATAACATCAGTCGGAGCATGCTTGAGACGATCTATGGAACAGGCTACAACCAGTACACTACCGGGCACTACGAAGAAGCTGCCCGGGTATTTCAGTACCTGTGCCTTTACGACCAGTGGAACCCCCGCAATTACTTATGCATGGGAGCGTGCCTGCAGATGATGCATCTGTATGCTCAGGCAATAAAGTGCTACACCTTTGCTTTTCGACTGGATGCCGGTAACCCGCTCCCCCTGATTTACATAGCCGATTGCAATATGGCTCTTGACCGGATTGAGAAAGCAAAAGAAATCTACAAAACCGCACTGAAGCTGGCAAAAAGCACTCGCTTCAGCCACAAGGAAATCGACAGAGCTGAAATGCTTCTTGCCACTATTGATGTACAGAACAAGGAGGTTCACTAA
- a CDS encoding SDR family oxidoreductase: MKNVLITGCSSGIGRALAKEFASQGWQVWATARKKETLSDLESSDIRIEPLDVTCDDQVRELVARMEAAGGIDVLVNNAGYGAMGAVVEMPEPELRMQFETNVFAPLKLIQAVTPAMVSRKSGTVINIGSVSGQVVTPFSGTYCASKAAFNAFSDTLRMELKPFGIDVMSVKPGAIRSRFADNARQALARALPDHSFYKPIEDALWKRAGASQDNPTPAEKVARIIVGRVKAGKASGSVKIGNGSRSLPFLQRLLPERIFEAVLSYAFHLNRLK; this comes from the coding sequence GGCTGTTCGTCAGGCATTGGCAGAGCCCTGGCGAAAGAGTTCGCCAGTCAGGGCTGGCAGGTCTGGGCGACAGCACGAAAAAAAGAAACTTTATCAGACCTTGAGTCATCGGACATTCGGATTGAGCCTCTGGATGTCACCTGTGATGATCAGGTCAGGGAACTGGTCGCCAGAATGGAAGCGGCTGGTGGAATTGATGTGCTGGTGAATAATGCCGGTTATGGTGCCATGGGGGCGGTCGTTGAGATGCCAGAACCGGAATTAAGGATGCAGTTTGAAACCAATGTCTTTGCGCCACTCAAACTGATTCAGGCGGTGACCCCTGCCATGGTTTCAAGAAAGTCTGGCACCGTCATCAATATAGGCAGTGTATCTGGCCAGGTGGTGACACCCTTTTCAGGAACCTATTGTGCTTCAAAAGCGGCTTTCAATGCGTTTTCTGACACGTTACGTATGGAACTCAAGCCTTTTGGTATTGACGTGATGAGTGTGAAGCCCGGAGCCATTCGTTCCCGTTTTGCCGATAATGCCAGGCAGGCACTGGCACGAGCCCTGCCTGACCACTCTTTTTATAAGCCCATTGAAGACGCTTTATGGAAACGGGCTGGCGCTTCCCAGGACAATCCTACCCCGGCTGAAAAGGTGGCCCGCATCATTGTCGGGCGGGTAAAAGCCGGTAAAGCATCTGGCTCAGTCAAAATAGGGAATGGCAGTCGAAGCTTGCCGTTTTTACAGAGGCTGCTGCCAGAGCGTATTTTTGAGGCAGTGTTGTCTTATGCCTTTCATCTTAATCGATTGAAATAA